Proteins co-encoded in one Nonlabens agnitus genomic window:
- a CDS encoding MarR family winged helix-turn-helix transcriptional regulator yields MTDQKPHTDALKLSNQMCFPIYSVSRLITKAYKPYLDKMGMTYPQYLVMLVLWEQDQVSVNYISEKLLLNTNTLSPLLQRIENQGWIDRNRCKDDERSVIICLSEKGKELKETAASIPNEMLELLMTENVTLSEIKHLKNILDSWMDALTSKEEHNNRKQ; encoded by the coding sequence ATGACAGATCAAAAACCACATACCGATGCACTCAAACTGAGCAATCAAATGTGTTTTCCTATCTACTCAGTTTCTAGGTTGATTACTAAAGCTTACAAGCCCTATCTTGATAAAATGGGGATGACTTATCCTCAATATCTGGTTATGTTGGTGCTTTGGGAACAAGATCAAGTGTCCGTGAATTATATATCAGAAAAGTTGTTGCTCAATACCAATACTTTATCACCGCTGTTGCAACGTATCGAAAATCAGGGATGGATCGATCGCAACCGCTGTAAGGATGATGAACGCAGCGTGATCATTTGCTTATCAGAAAAAGGAAAAGAGCTTAAGGAAACTGCTGCTAGCATCCCTAATGAGATGCTGGAGTTGCTCATGACAGAGAACGTTACACTATCTGAAATCAAGCATTTGAAGAATATTCTGGACAGCTGGATGGATGCGCTTACCTCTAAAGAAGAACATAATAATAGAAAACAATAA
- a CDS encoding zinc-dependent metalloprotease: MNQKIILAILLSGTMALSSCKTNKSVAAKSATESSKSKGSDDGMKAYDKVITKEAKTDEGLFKVHQVKDKYYYEIPNNTLKKDMLLVSRIAQIPSNLGGGYMNAGSKTNEQVVSWERFQDKILLKVKSYSEITRDSTAAITNSVKVNNYEPTLYAFDIETVSKDSTATVIDVTKFFSSDIPALSGLNSRLRSTYKVRNLDSDRSFINSIKSFPENIEVKQDFTYNASEPPSNGSVGSISLQMNQSMILLPEDPMQPRIYDPRVGFFTIDQIDYSSSALKADENTYIRRWRLEPKDPEAYARGELVEPVKPIVYYLDPGTPENLKEYIKQGIEDWQKPFETAGFKNAIIAKDAPSPEEDPEFSPEDIRYSVVRYVASTTRNAVGPSVSDPRSGEIIESDIIWYHNHLRSYRNRYLLETGAANPSARTLNTDPEEIGEMMRQVIAHEVGHALGFPHNMAASFAYDVEDYRDGDFTQENGIAASLMDYARYNYIAQPGDENIRFVRQMGPYDHYAVNWGYRVIPNASTPEAEVETLNKWIMEKAGDPKYKFGRQSSSFDPQSQTEAIGNDPVKASTYGIKNLKYVAKNLPEWTSDTTNDYDDLEELYGELLGVWNRYVGHVVTNVGGVNEDLKKPNQPGMVYSNVDKETQKESVEWLNENVFSTPEWLIDPSIVQNIDYAGYAETMRAAQARHLTNLLSLDRIGRLLNAETVNSDYYSAINLFDDARKGVFAPNGKLDIYERNLQRAFVDHMSYLMTGEMQRGRRGGDYYDVNQSDVRSIVRGELNSLQSTLRGKMRGTNDTITKFHYQDLLARIDNILNPEK; the protein is encoded by the coding sequence ATGAATCAAAAAATTATTTTGGCCATTCTTCTCTCGGGAACCATGGCTCTATCTAGTTGTAAAACCAATAAGTCAGTCGCTGCAAAATCTGCTACCGAGTCCTCAAAATCAAAGGGTTCTGATGACGGAATGAAAGCGTATGATAAAGTGATCACTAAGGAGGCCAAGACAGATGAAGGTCTTTTCAAAGTGCATCAAGTAAAGGATAAGTATTATTACGAGATCCCTAACAACACCCTTAAAAAGGATATGTTGCTGGTAAGTCGTATTGCACAAATTCCATCTAATCTAGGTGGTGGCTATATGAACGCCGGTAGTAAAACCAATGAGCAAGTGGTTTCTTGGGAACGTTTCCAGGATAAGATCTTGTTGAAAGTGAAGTCCTATTCAGAAATTACTAGAGACTCCACGGCAGCGATCACAAACTCGGTCAAGGTCAATAATTACGAGCCTACTCTTTACGCTTTTGATATTGAAACGGTGAGTAAGGATTCCACAGCCACTGTGATTGATGTGACAAAATTCTTTAGTTCTGATATTCCAGCATTGAGCGGTTTAAATTCCAGACTACGTTCTACTTATAAAGTGCGCAACCTGGACAGTGACCGTAGCTTTATCAATTCCATCAAGAGCTTTCCAGAAAATATTGAGGTGAAGCAAGACTTTACCTATAATGCCAGCGAGCCACCTTCCAATGGTTCTGTAGGCTCCATAAGCCTGCAGATGAATCAATCCATGATATTGTTGCCAGAAGATCCTATGCAACCGCGTATTTATGATCCACGGGTCGGGTTCTTTACCATTGATCAGATTGATTATTCAAGTAGTGCCTTGAAAGCAGACGAGAACACCTATATACGTCGCTGGAGATTGGAGCCAAAAGATCCCGAAGCTTACGCTAGAGGCGAGCTGGTAGAGCCGGTAAAACCTATCGTTTATTACCTAGATCCTGGAACTCCAGAAAACTTGAAGGAATATATCAAACAAGGTATCGAGGACTGGCAAAAGCCTTTTGAAACGGCAGGTTTCAAAAATGCAATCATAGCAAAGGATGCTCCATCGCCTGAAGAGGATCCAGAGTTTAGCCCAGAAGACATTCGGTATTCAGTAGTTCGTTATGTGGCCAGTACGACCAGAAATGCCGTAGGTCCTAGTGTAAGCGATCCACGATCTGGAGAGATCATTGAGAGTGACATCATCTGGTACCACAACCATTTGAGATCTTATAGAAATCGTTACTTATTGGAAACTGGTGCTGCAAATCCATCTGCACGCACGTTGAATACAGATCCAGAAGAAATAGGAGAGATGATGCGCCAGGTGATTGCGCATGAAGTGGGACACGCCTTGGGCTTTCCACATAATATGGCCGCAAGCTTTGCCTATGATGTAGAGGATTATCGCGACGGTGATTTTACACAGGAAAACGGTATCGCCGCCAGCCTTATGGATTATGCACGTTATAATTACATCGCACAACCAGGCGATGAGAACATCAGATTTGTACGCCAAATGGGACCTTACGATCACTATGCCGTGAATTGGGGTTATCGTGTGATTCCTAACGCCAGCACACCAGAAGCCGAAGTGGAAACACTCAATAAATGGATTATGGAAAAGGCTGGAGATCCCAAATATAAATTTGGTCGCCAGAGCAGCAGTTTTGATCCACAATCACAGACGGAAGCCATAGGTAATGATCCTGTAAAGGCAAGCACCTACGGAATCAAAAACCTAAAATACGTGGCTAAAAATTTGCCTGAATGGACTTCAGATACCACTAATGATTATGATGATCTGGAAGAATTGTATGGAGAGCTTCTAGGAGTATGGAACCGATATGTAGGTCATGTAGTCACTAATGTAGGTGGCGTCAATGAGGATCTCAAAAAGCCTAACCAACCAGGAATGGTTTACAGCAATGTGGACAAAGAAACCCAAAAGGAATCTGTTGAATGGTTGAATGAAAACGTCTTCTCCACACCAGAATGGTTGATTGATCCCAGCATCGTCCAGAATATCGATTATGCCGGTTATGCGGAAACCATGAGAGCTGCGCAAGCGCGCCACTTGACTAATCTTTTAAGTCTGGACCGCATAGGTCGATTACTTAATGCAGAAACCGTCAACAGCGATTACTACAGCGCCATCAATCTATTTGATGATGCCAGAAAAGGTGTTTTTGCACCTAATGGCAAGCTTGACATCTATGAGAGAAACCTACAGCGCGCCTTTGTAGATCACATGTCATATCTCATGACAGGCGAGATGCAGCGCGGTAGACGTGGCGGTGACTATTATGATGTCAACCAGAGTGATGTACGTTCCATCGTACGTGGAGAACTCAATTCTTTACAGTCCACATTGCGCGGCAAGATGCGAGGCACAAACGATACGATTACAAAGTTTCACTATCAAGACTTATTGGCTAGGATAGATAATATCCTGAATCCCGAAAAGTAG
- a CDS encoding aldo/keto reductase, which translates to MKYKNYIASAVPVSEIGLGAWQLGAQSGWKDMSERDAIHLVQEAVELGVNFFDTAPNYGHGTSEERLGKALKNVNRSDIVINTKFGHTKEGHINFDATNIRTSLEASLQRLQTDYVDSLIIHSPPASYLDGSKNDHYDILEQLVIEGKIKAYGASLDTYEDMKTLMDTTNAKVIEVFFNMLHQDTAKGFDQAQKQNIGIIAKIPLDSGWLTGKYNAHSHFDGIRSRWSQKDIETRALLVEKIQSIVGDEHSLLESALAFCRSYDAVSTVIPGTTSVEQLRRNVESTRISLPDSTIKDLEDFYHKEVTHLQLPW; encoded by the coding sequence ATGAAATACAAAAATTACATCGCTAGTGCTGTTCCTGTTTCAGAAATTGGTTTAGGAGCCTGGCAATTAGGAGCACAATCTGGTTGGAAGGATATGAGCGAACGAGACGCGATACATTTGGTTCAAGAAGCTGTGGAATTAGGAGTCAACTTTTTTGACACAGCGCCAAATTATGGGCACGGAACGAGTGAGGAACGCTTAGGCAAAGCACTAAAAAATGTCAATCGCAGTGACATTGTGATCAATACTAAATTTGGGCATACCAAGGAAGGTCATATCAACTTTGATGCAACGAACATAAGAACCTCCTTAGAAGCTAGTTTACAAAGATTACAAACGGATTATGTTGATTCCTTGATCATCCACAGCCCGCCAGCTTCCTATTTGGATGGCTCTAAGAACGATCATTACGATATACTGGAGCAATTAGTTATAGAAGGTAAAATAAAAGCCTACGGCGCTTCTCTGGACACCTATGAGGACATGAAAACCTTGATGGATACTACCAATGCGAAAGTGATCGAGGTGTTTTTCAATATGCTCCATCAAGATACAGCAAAAGGTTTTGATCAAGCCCAAAAACAAAACATAGGTATCATTGCCAAAATACCACTGGATTCTGGATGGCTCACCGGGAAATACAACGCCCATAGTCACTTTGATGGCATTAGAAGTAGATGGTCCCAAAAAGATATCGAGACCAGAGCTCTATTGGTAGAAAAGATCCAATCCATTGTTGGCGATGAACATTCGCTACTGGAATCGGCGTTGGCGTTTTGCAGATCCTACGACGCCGTTTCTACCGTGATTCCGGGAACTACTAGTGTGGAACAATTAAGAAGGAATGTAGAAAGCACGCGCATTTCCTTGCCAGACAGCACCATTAAGGATCTGGAAGATTTTTATCATAAAGAAGTAACTCATTTACAGCTGCCTTGGTAA
- a CDS encoding NAD(P)H-dependent oxidoreductase, whose protein sequence is MNLIENLKWRYAAKAMNGEKVSQDKIDRILEAVRLAPTSSGLQPFEVMVITNQEIKEKIKPVAWNQSTVTDCSHLLVFAAWDTYTKERINHMFDLTNEIRGFKNEGWENYRQQLLNSYPQKDAEENFNHAAKQAYIGLAHALMAAAEEKVDSVPMEGFDADAVDKILGLREKGLRSAVLLPIGYREASEDWLSDLIKVRKPMEELVTVID, encoded by the coding sequence ATGAATTTAATAGAAAATTTGAAGTGGCGTTATGCTGCTAAAGCCATGAATGGCGAGAAAGTATCCCAAGATAAAATTGACCGTATACTGGAAGCAGTACGCCTGGCACCTACCTCTAGCGGACTGCAACCTTTTGAGGTGATGGTCATTACCAATCAAGAGATCAAGGAAAAGATCAAGCCTGTCGCGTGGAATCAATCCACCGTGACCGACTGTTCTCATCTATTGGTTTTTGCCGCTTGGGATACATACACCAAAGAGCGTATCAACCACATGTTTGATTTGACCAATGAGATACGCGGTTTTAAAAATGAAGGTTGGGAAAACTACCGTCAACAATTGTTGAACTCATATCCACAAAAGGATGCTGAGGAGAATTTCAACCATGCAGCAAAACAAGCGTATATAGGCCTAGCTCATGCTTTGATGGCAGCTGCAGAGGAGAAAGTGGATTCTGTACCTATGGAAGGTTTTGATGCAGATGCAGTGGACAAGATCCTAGGTTTGAGAGAAAAAGGATTGCGCAGTGCGGTTCTGCTTCCTATAGGCTATCGAGAAGCTTCAGAGGACTGGTTGTCTGATCTAATCAAGGTGAGAAAACCTATGGAAGAACTGGTTACCGTCATTGATTAA
- a CDS encoding M90 family metallopeptidase — translation MLYILPLLLLAGAALYFFVFRAPDPRTTTHPESWHKLLLEHVIFYKELSAIAQKRFRNRMMLFLEETYVEAVGFELEELDTVLVAASAVIPVFKFKEWHYENLTGVVLYPDNFNEDMNFDQEHPDRMIGGMVGNGRYENQMILSRSSLHHGFENNSDKHNTGIHEFVHLIDKVDGETDGVPERLLEKSYVLPWINLMHKEMESIDRNKSDIRKYGGTNQAEFFAVASEYFFSRPKLMKRKHPELYKMLLMCFDPRKKPKAA, via the coding sequence GTGTTATACATTCTGCCTTTACTGCTGCTCGCTGGTGCGGCACTCTATTTTTTCGTTTTTAGAGCACCAGATCCTAGAACCACTACCCATCCAGAATCCTGGCATAAACTGCTGCTGGAGCACGTGATATTCTACAAGGAATTGAGCGCTATTGCCCAAAAGAGATTCCGTAATCGCATGATGCTGTTTCTGGAAGAAACTTATGTAGAAGCCGTAGGCTTTGAGCTGGAAGAATTGGATACCGTTCTCGTGGCCGCAAGCGCCGTCATACCAGTTTTCAAGTTCAAGGAATGGCATTATGAAAATTTGACCGGTGTCGTGTTGTATCCAGATAATTTTAATGAAGACATGAATTTTGACCAGGAGCATCCAGATCGCATGATAGGTGGCATGGTGGGCAATGGCCGTTATGAGAACCAGATGATCCTGTCCAGGTCTTCCCTACACCACGGTTTTGAGAACAACAGCGACAAACACAATACGGGCATTCACGAGTTTGTGCATTTGATCGACAAGGTAGATGGCGAGACAGATGGCGTTCCAGAGCGCCTGCTGGAAAAATCTTACGTCTTGCCCTGGATCAACTTGATGCACAAGGAAATGGAGTCAATCGACCGCAATAAATCAGATATCAGGAAATACGGCGGCACCAATCAAGCCGAGTTTTTTGCCGTGGCTTCAGAGTACTTTTTCTCCAGACCCAAACTCATGAAGCGCAAACATCCAGAACTTTACAAGATGTTGTTGATGTGCTTTGATCCACGCAAGAAGCCTAAGGCTGCATGA
- a CDS encoding YehS family protein: MDNNDILRRLRYILNLSDDAMMDMYAKGGEPVSRAEVSDWLKKEEDEAFDVVIDENLATFLNGVIVNYRGKKDGQTPVAEVVLDNNIILRKLKIAFNFKSDEMVYLMKLGGQKVSATELSAFFRNPKHPKYMPLNDQYLRNFLNGFQKQRDAQRKKIEQDTLGNLNS, from the coding sequence ATGGACAACAATGACATCTTACGCCGGCTGCGCTACATCTTGAACTTGAGCGACGATGCGATGATGGATATGTATGCTAAAGGTGGTGAACCTGTTTCCAGAGCAGAAGTAAGCGACTGGCTCAAAAAGGAAGAAGATGAAGCCTTTGATGTAGTCATCGATGAGAACCTTGCCACATTCCTCAACGGTGTGATCGTGAACTATCGAGGCAAAAAAGATGGACAGACTCCAGTGGCCGAAGTTGTCTTAGACAACAATATCATTTTAAGAAAGCTCAAAATCGCTTTCAACTTCAAGTCTGACGAGATGGTTTATTTGATGAAATTGGGTGGTCAAAAAGTAAGCGCCACAGAGCTTAGCGCATTTTTTAGAAACCCCAAACATCCCAAATACATGCCGCTTAATGATCAATATCTGCGTAATTTTTTGAACGGTTTTCAAAAACAACGCGATGCGCAGCGCAAGAAAATCGAGCAGGATACATTGGGAAATCTTAATTCATAA
- the acs gene encoding acetate--CoA ligase, whose amino-acid sequence MSNYHIKGLEEYFQVYRKSVHHPEQFWEEIAEENFVWRKRWDKVLEWDFTKPEVKWFQGAQLNITENCLDRHLYTRGDQTAIIFEPNDPSEPAEHITYKSLHKRVCKFANVLKDQGIKRGDRVCIYLPMIPQLAVAMLACARIGAIHSIVFAGFSSTALRSRINDAGCKLLITSDGSYRGAKTIDLKGIADEALKDTPTIESVLVVKRIKSDIHMEDGRDQWLEPLLEKASDQFDPVIMEAEDPLFILYTSGSTGQPKGMLHTTAGYMIYAAYTFKNVFQYREHDVYWCSADIGWITGHSYIVYGPLANGATSVLFEGIPSYPDHSRFWQVVEKHKVNQFYTAPTAIRALAKEKLSYTQQNDLSSLKVLGTVGEPINEEAWHWYNENIGHKNCPVVDTWFQTENGGIMISPIPFATPTVPTFATLPLPGIQIALMDENGKEIKGNQVHGRLTIKFPWPGIARSIWGNHERYRATYFDTFPGYYFTGDGALRDATGYYRITGRVDDVIIVSGHNLGTAPIEDAINEHPAVAESAIVGYPHDVKGNSLYGFVILKEAGETRDTTNLRNEINQLIAERIGPIAKLEKIQFTTGLPKTRSGKIMRRILRKVAAGELKDLGDISTLLNPEVVESIIENKL is encoded by the coding sequence ATGAGTAATTACCACATCAAGGGATTAGAAGAATATTTTCAAGTATATCGCAAGAGCGTCCATCATCCCGAACAATTCTGGGAAGAAATCGCCGAAGAGAATTTTGTCTGGCGCAAGCGCTGGGACAAAGTGCTGGAATGGGATTTCACCAAACCCGAAGTAAAATGGTTTCAAGGCGCCCAACTTAACATTACAGAGAACTGTCTGGATCGACACCTTTACACTCGAGGTGATCAAACAGCCATCATTTTTGAACCGAATGACCCTAGTGAGCCGGCAGAGCACATCACTTATAAAAGCTTACACAAGCGCGTTTGCAAGTTTGCTAATGTCCTCAAGGATCAAGGTATAAAACGCGGTGATCGTGTTTGTATTTATTTACCTATGATACCACAGCTTGCTGTCGCCATGCTGGCTTGCGCTCGTATAGGTGCCATTCACTCCATTGTTTTTGCGGGATTCTCCAGCACGGCTCTACGCAGCAGGATAAATGATGCAGGATGCAAGCTACTCATTACCAGCGATGGCTCCTATCGCGGCGCCAAAACCATCGACTTAAAAGGTATTGCTGATGAAGCGCTCAAAGACACACCTACTATTGAATCCGTACTTGTGGTGAAGCGCATCAAATCTGATATACATATGGAGGATGGTCGTGATCAATGGCTGGAACCGTTACTGGAAAAGGCTTCTGACCAATTTGATCCAGTAATAATGGAAGCTGAAGACCCTTTATTTATTCTATACACTTCTGGTTCTACCGGTCAACCTAAAGGTATGTTACACACCACGGCAGGTTATATGATTTATGCCGCCTATACGTTCAAAAATGTATTTCAGTATAGAGAGCATGATGTGTATTGGTGTAGCGCAGACATAGGTTGGATTACTGGTCATAGTTATATTGTTTATGGACCACTTGCAAACGGTGCGACCAGCGTACTCTTTGAAGGAATTCCCAGCTATCCAGACCATAGTAGATTCTGGCAAGTTGTTGAAAAGCATAAAGTCAATCAGTTTTATACGGCGCCAACGGCTATACGAGCACTGGCCAAAGAGAAACTGAGCTACACCCAACAAAATGATTTGAGTTCGCTTAAGGTACTAGGCACCGTAGGCGAGCCTATAAATGAAGAGGCTTGGCACTGGTATAATGAAAATATAGGTCACAAAAATTGTCCTGTAGTGGATACTTGGTTCCAGACGGAAAACGGCGGTATCATGATCAGTCCTATTCCTTTTGCAACGCCTACGGTTCCTACCTTTGCGACCTTACCGTTACCTGGAATACAGATCGCCTTAATGGATGAAAATGGTAAGGAGATTAAGGGCAATCAAGTCCATGGTCGATTGACCATTAAGTTCCCATGGCCAGGAATTGCACGCAGCATTTGGGGCAATCATGAGCGTTATCGAGCGACCTATTTTGACACATTTCCTGGGTATTATTTTACCGGCGATGGTGCTTTGCGCGATGCCACTGGTTACTATAGAATCACCGGTCGTGTTGATGACGTTATTATTGTGTCTGGTCATAATCTAGGAACTGCACCTATTGAAGATGCCATCAATGAGCATCCAGCCGTCGCCGAAAGTGCTATAGTTGGATATCCGCACGATGTGAAAGGCAACTCACTGTATGGTTTTGTCATTCTTAAAGAAGCTGGAGAAACCCGTGACACTACCAACCTGCGCAATGAAATCAACCAATTGATTGCAGAGCGCATTGGACCTATTGCAAAATTGGAGAAGATCCAATTCACCACTGGCCTACCCAAAACCCGATCTGGTAAAATCATGCGCCGCATACTGCGTAAGGTGGCTGCAGGCGAGCTAAAGGATCTGGGAGATATCTCAACATTATTGAACCCAGAAGTGGTGGAAAGTATTATCGAGAATAAATTGTAG
- a CDS encoding S1/P1 nuclease, with product MKYLVLVGLLLLSVQVKADDWGKTGHRVTGAIAEKYLNKKAKKAIAELLDGESLAFASTYADEIKSDDAYRSYGPWHYVNVPFDKTYETHEHNDQGDVIQGIDKCISVLQSETTTKEDKAFHLRMLIHFVGDLHQPMHVGISEDKGGNDFQVRWYNDGTNLHSVWDTKMIESYGMSYTELADNADRLSKEERKTIASGTHRDWMKDSRILVKDIYANTEVGEKLGYRYMYDYFDTVRNQLQKGGIRLAALLNEVLG from the coding sequence ATGAAATATTTGGTTTTGGTAGGGTTGCTATTACTTTCCGTGCAGGTAAAGGCAGATGATTGGGGAAAAACCGGTCATAGAGTCACAGGCGCCATCGCTGAAAAATACTTGAACAAAAAAGCTAAAAAAGCCATCGCTGAACTGTTAGATGGAGAATCGCTGGCCTTTGCCTCCACTTATGCTGATGAGATCAAAAGTGATGACGCCTATCGTTCCTATGGGCCTTGGCATTATGTAAATGTCCCTTTTGACAAAACCTATGAAACCCATGAACATAACGATCAAGGCGATGTGATTCAAGGTATTGACAAATGCATTAGTGTTCTACAATCAGAAACAACTACAAAAGAAGACAAGGCTTTTCACTTGCGCATGCTCATCCACTTTGTAGGCGACCTGCACCAACCTATGCATGTAGGGATAAGTGAAGATAAAGGCGGTAACGATTTCCAGGTGCGTTGGTACAACGATGGAACCAACTTGCACAGCGTTTGGGATACTAAAATGATTGAGAGTTACGGCATGTCCTACACAGAATTGGCCGATAATGCAGACCGACTAAGTAAAGAAGAACGCAAAACGATCGCCAGCGGCACGCACCGTGACTGGATGAAGGACAGTCGCATTCTGGTCAAAGATATTTATGCCAATACTGAAGTAGGTGAAAAACTAGGCTATCGCTATATGTATGACTACTTTGATACCGTTCGCAACCAATTGCAAAAAGGAGGCATCAGACTGGCGGCATTACTCAACGAGGTATTAGGGTAA